Proteins from a genomic interval of Physeter macrocephalus isolate SW-GA chromosome 21, ASM283717v5, whole genome shotgun sequence:
- the LOC102976677 gene encoding protein arginine methyltransferase NDUFAF7, mitochondrial, whose amino-acid sequence MKGVTKSGIPISWYRDLQDVPKEYSFYLAHEFFDVLPVHKFQKTPHGWREVLIDIDPQVSDKLRFVLAPCATPAEAFIQCDETRDHVEVCPDAGVIIQELSQRISLTGGAALIADYGHDGTKTDTFRGFCGHRLHDVLIAPGTADLTADVDFSYLSRMSQGKVASLGPIKQQTFLRNMGIDVRLKVLLDKSDEPSLRQQLLQGYDMLMNPTKMGERFNFFALIPHQRLHGRNHQMNACQSKPSPSPVAGFGELAWR is encoded by the exons ATGAAAGGTGTCACGAAGTCTGGAATTCCAATTTCCTGGTACCGAGATCTGCAAGATGTTCCAAAAG agTACAGCTTTTATCTTGCACATGAATTTTTCGATGTTCTTCCTGTGCATAAGTTTCAG AAAACACCACACGGATGGCGAGAAGTACTCATTGATATTGATCCACAGGTTTCTGATAAACTGAGATTTGTTTTGGCGCCTTGTGCCACCCCAGCAGAAGCCTTCATACAa TGTGATGAAACAAGGGATCACGTGGAAGTGTGTCCTGATGCTGGTGTTATTATTCAGGAACTTTCTCAACGCATTTCACTAACTGGAGGTGCTGCCCTGATTGCTGATTATGGTCATGATGGAACTAAGACAGATACCTTCAGA GGGTTTTGTGGCCACAGGCTTCATGATGTCTTAATTGCCCCGGGAACAGCAGACCTCACAGCTGACGTGGACTTCAGTTACTTGAGCAGAATGTCCCAGGGGAAAGTAGCTTCTCTGGGTCcaataaaacagcaaacatttttaagaaatatgggCATTGATGTCCGGCTGAAG gttcTTTTAGATAAATCAGATGAGCCATCACTGAGGCAGCAGTTACTTCAGGGCTATGATATGTTAATGAATCCTACGAAGATGGGAGAAAGATTTAACTTTTTTGCCTTGATACCTCATCAGAGACTTCATGGTAGAAATCATCAGATGAATGCATGTCAGTCAAAACCCTCTCCATCACCTGTGGCTGGGTTTGGTGAACTTGCTTGGCGGTGA